Part of the Thermodesulfobacteriota bacterium genome is shown below.
ATAGGAGGCAATAGAGCTTCAGCAAAGGAACCAGTAATGGGAACTTCTATAACAACCTCCACGCCACCGTCGGAAAAATACTTTTTGTCAACTACCCTAGCTCCCCGAACAAAGCCTTCAACCTTAGCCTGTATTACGTCACTTTGAGTCATGGCATTTACCACCGTGGTTTCTGAATCGATTCTTACACCCTTAACGGTTTCAAGAAGGTTTCTTAAGGCATCTACCTTGGCAGCCCTTTCTGCCCCCAACCTTGCAACTGCTATGTTGGGTGCAGACGGATTCGGAGCTCCACTTCCGGTGGCCCTTATTACATTCTGAGTCCAGTTAACCTCACCCTGACCCATAGTTTCAATAACTTGATCTGTACTACCTCCAAACACTCCCCAAGAAGTAAAGAAGATGAGTAGAAAAGATAATGATACGCTCACCATGATTGCCTTTATTTTCATTTTAACCTCCTCTTACAATATGTGGTTTAATCATGAGTCTCTTGGTTAAAAAATCTTAATCTGGAATGCCTTAAGCCCTATGAGAACCCTATAAGGGCTTATATTCTAT
Proteins encoded:
- a CDS encoding LPP20 family lipoprotein, which codes for MKIKAIMVSVSLSFLLIFFTSWGVFGGSTDQVIETMGQGEVNWTQNVIRATGSGAPNPSAPNIAVARLGAERAAKVDALRNLLETVKGVRIDSETTVVNAMTQSDVIQAKVEGFVRGARVVDKKYFSDGGVEVVIEVPITGSFAEALLPPMGGHRVPSTGSPVYTGLIIDTKGLELRPAMSPKVIDEDGKEVYGSAYVSKEFAIEQGIVGYMKDIGTARQNDRVTNNPIIIKGIKTEGRGNSNVVIKNSDANILRDTSKNLSFLSQCRVLFVVD